The Manis javanica isolate MJ-LG chromosome 4, MJ_LKY, whole genome shotgun sequence genome contains a region encoding:
- the LOC140848952 gene encoding uncharacterized protein: MAASDARGEPVDRTPPSLAVVSRAPPAAHRAVGRTTTARLPRTSDVHRAGGHRPVSPGLTRCRGRHRRRPRPYPEVGRGPDGHATALGRDSYNRPRGPDEAVGRTTAGLPRASDAHREGGRRPASPGPTRCRGRHRRRPRPYPEVGRGPDGHAAALGRDSYNRPRGPDEAVGRTTAGLPRASDAHREGGRRPASPGPTRCRGRHRRRPRPYPEVGLGPDGHATAPGTDSYNCCPPDQDKAVGSTTVGLPCTSETQRAGGHPPASPGPTRCRGRRRRRPRPYPEVGRRADGHATALGRDSYHCRPGPDKAEGSCTAGLPRTSDADRAGGRRPASPGPTRCRGRHRRRHRPYPEVGIGPDGHATALGKDTYIWPQGPHKAVGTTTATPKAADDDEEEAMDTTPPWLAVTLRSPAAPLEAVGSTTAGLPRPSDAHRAGGHHRPASPGPTRCRGRHRRRPRPYPEVGLGPDGHAAALGRDSYHCRPGPEKAEGSSTAGLPRTSDADRAGGRRPASPGPTRCRGRHRRRPRPYPEVGLGPDGHAAALGKGTY, from the coding sequence ATGGCGGCCTCTGATGCTCGAGGCGAGCCGGTGGACAGGACGCCACCGTCGCTGGCCGTCGTCTCCCGGGCACCCCCGGCCGCACACAGGGCCGTGGGCAGAACCACCACCGCCCGCCTCCCGCGCACCTCGGACGTCCACCGCGCGGGCGGTCACCGTCCGGTCTCCCCGGGCCTCACACGATGCCGTGGGAGGCACAGACGACGGCCTCGGCCCTACCCGGAGGTCGGACGGGGACCCGACGGGCACGCCACCGCCCTCGGGAGAGACAGCTACAACCGCCCCCGGGGCCCAGACGAGGCCGTGGGCCGCACCACCGCCGGCCTGCCGCGCGCCTCGGACGCCCACCGCGAGGGCGGTCGACGTCCTGCCTCCCCCGGCCCCACTCGATGCCGTGGGAGGCACAGGCGACGGCCTCGGCCCTACCCGGAGGTCGGACGGGGACCCGACGGGCACGCCGCCGCCCTCGGGAGAGACAGCTACAACCGCCCCCGGGGCCCAGACGAGGCCGTGGGACGCACCACCGCCGGCCTGCCGCGCGCCTCGGACGCCCACCGCGAGGGCGGTCGACGTCCTGCCTCCCCCGGCCCCACTCGATGCCGGGGGAGGCACAGGCGACGGCCTCGGCCGTACCCGGAGGTCGGGCTGGGACCCGACGGGCACGCCACCGCCCCCGGCACAGACAGCTACAACTGCTGCCCCCCGGACCAAGACAAGGCCGTGGGCAGCACCACCGTCGGCCTCCCGTGCACCTCAGAAACTCAACGCGCGGGCGgtcaccctcctgcctcccccggCCCCACTCGATGCCGCGGCAGGCGCAGACGACGGCCTCGGCCCTACCCGGAGGTCGGACGAAGAGCCGACGGGCACGCCACCGCCCTCGGGAGAGACAGCTACCACTGCCGGCCGGGCCCAGACAAGGCCGAGGGCAGCTGCACCGCCGGCCTCCCGCGCACCTCGGATGCCGACCGCGCGGGCGGTCGTCGTCCTGCCTCCCCCGGCCCCACACGATGCCGTGGGAGGCACAGGCGACGGCATCGGCCCTACCCGGAGGTGGGGATAGGACCCGACGGGCACGCCACCGCCCTCGGGAAAGACACCTACATCTGGCCCCAGGGCCCACATAAGGCCGTGGGTACCACCACTGCCACCCCGAAGGCCGCCGATGACGATGAAGAGGAGGCGATGGACACGACACCACCCTGGCTGGCCGTCACCCTCCGGTCCCCCGCAGCCCCACTCGAGGCCGTGGGCAGCACCACCGCCGGCCTCCCGCGCCCCTCGGACGCCCACCGCGCGGGCGGCCACCACCGTCCTGCCTCCCCCGGCCCCACACGATGCCGTGGGAGGCACAGGCGACGGCCTCGGCCCTACCCGGAGGTCGGGCTGGGACCCGACGGGCACGCCGCCGCCCTCGGGAGAGACAGCTACCACTGCCGGCCGGGCCCAGAGAAGGCCGAGGGCAGCAGCACCGCCGGCCTCCCGCGCACCTCGGACGCCGACCGCGCGGGAGGTCGTCGTCCTGCCTCCCCCGGCCCCACACGATGCCGTGGGAGGCACAGGCGACGGCCTCGGCCCTACCCGGAGGTCGGGCTGGGACCCGACGGGCACGCCGCCGCCCTCGGGAAAGGCACATACTAG